From a single Elusimicrobiales bacterium genomic region:
- a CDS encoding 4Fe-4S binding protein, which produces MDNLKLSAAASIFATLPVAVMTALFIFKTAPGGGAAALAGSLAAFGLLNFCFYRMLRTGKTDAYRAPVFIFYALMFAVSFISNLIEARGSMALHESTILEGGTPFCHIVIPFTLVPFALTRTIIFPGTITGVHAAIASMFVLWIGASLAIGRGWCGWICFFGGWDDMFSRLRKTARVALADPRWRDISAAVLVTGVLLSAASLSPFYCEWLCPYKCVTEFVAVTSAKILFQTLIFISLFIALVIALPVLTKRRTQCGFFCPFGALQSLTNKINPFEIKADASRCSDCGACARACPVIAITAQSIARGGTLLNCIKCGKCVDVCPRGALGFDIKLTAGGPSPLKRLLFLYPAFIFLSAMASGTIADGLRRLLHFMATGSFL; this is translated from the coding sequence ATGGATAATTTGAAGCTCTCAGCCGCCGCAAGCATTTTTGCGACATTGCCGGTAGCCGTGATGACGGCGCTGTTTATTTTCAAAACCGCGCCCGGCGGCGGCGCGGCGGCGCTGGCCGGTTCGCTGGCGGCGTTCGGCCTGCTTAATTTCTGCTTTTACCGTATGCTCCGCACGGGAAAAACAGACGCATACCGCGCGCCGGTTTTCATATTTTACGCGCTGATGTTCGCCGTCTCCTTTATCTCCAACCTGATAGAGGCCCGCGGCAGCATGGCCCTGCACGAATCCACAATTCTTGAAGGCGGCACGCCGTTTTGCCACATAGTGATACCGTTCACGCTTGTCCCGTTCGCGCTCACGCGGACGATAATATTCCCCGGCACCATAACCGGCGTCCACGCCGCGATAGCGTCAATGTTCGTGCTGTGGATAGGGGCGTCGCTTGCCATCGGGCGCGGCTGGTGCGGCTGGATATGTTTTTTCGGCGGGTGGGATGATATGTTCTCGCGCCTTCGCAAAACCGCGCGCGTCGCGCTGGCGGACCCGCGCTGGCGCGACATCTCCGCCGCCGTGCTTGTCACGGGGGTATTATTGTCGGCGGCGTCGCTGTCCCCGTTCTACTGCGAATGGCTCTGTCCGTATAAATGCGTTACCGAATTCGTGGCCGTAACCTCGGCAAAAATACTGTTTCAGACTCTGATTTTCATCTCGCTTTTTATCGCGCTGGTCATCGCGCTGCCTGTGCTTACAAAGCGGCGGACGCAGTGCGGTTTTTTCTGCCCGTTCGGGGCGTTGCAGTCGCTGACCAATAAAATAAACCCGTTTGAGATTAAAGCGGACGCCTCGCGCTGCTCCGATTGCGGCGCATGCGCGCGGGCCTGCCCGGTAATTGCGATAACCGCCCAATCCATCGCGCGGGGCGGAACGCTTTTAAACTGCATCAAATGCGGGAAATGCGTTGATGTCTGCCCGCGGGGCGCGCTGGGCTTTGATATCAAGCTGACCGCCGGCGGCCCGTCTCCGCTCAAGCGGCTGCTGTTTCTGTACCCGGCCTTCATTTTTCTGTCGGCAATGGCAAGCGGGACAATTGCGGACGGGCTGCGCCGTCTGCTGCATTTTATGGCCACGGGGAGTTTTCTGTGA
- a CDS encoding NUDIX hydrolase, with product MTVHIKLIEKRICKRRLYKGSAVNFNVDTIRLPNGKAATREYLDHPGAVAVLPVLENGDIVLVRQYRYPIEEVTWEIPAGKMHGRGDNPLKRAAAELAEETGYRGRLKKMLDFWPCCTFSNERLHIYSCTDMRRGSSCPDEDEFLCVKSVPFAKAFAMVKSGAIRDAKTVIALLAWQCKYK from the coding sequence ATGACTGTCCATATTAAACTAATAGAGAAGCGAATTTGCAAAAGGCGGCTATACAAAGGCAGCGCGGTCAACTTCAATGTGGACACAATCCGCCTGCCCAACGGCAAGGCCGCCACGCGGGAATATCTGGACCATCCGGGCGCGGTGGCCGTGCTGCCCGTGCTGGAAAACGGCGACATCGTGCTGGTCCGCCAGTACCGCTATCCCATAGAGGAAGTAACCTGGGAAATCCCCGCCGGCAAAATGCACGGCAGGGGCGACAATCCGCTAAAACGCGCCGCCGCCGAACTGGCCGAGGAGACCGGCTACCGCGGACGGCTCAAGAAAATGCTGGATTTCTGGCCCTGCTGCACCTTCTCCAACGAGCGGCTGCATATATACTCCTGCACGGACATGCGCCGCGGCAGCTCCTGCCCGGACGAGGACGAATTCCTCTGCGTCAAAAGCGTTCCCTTCGCAAAAGCGTTTGCGATGGTCAAAAGCGGCGCCATACGGGACGCAAAAACCGTCATCGCGCTGCTGGCCTGGCAATGCAAGTATAAATGA
- a CDS encoding NAD-dependent epimerase/dehydratase family protein, producing the protein MKILVLGGTRFFGMEFARQRAAGGDRVTVFSRRAPVEDLPPSITQLCGERRNAGELRELALTRWDAVVDNLCFTGQDASAALEAFAGRTGIYVMVSSGDVHLALKNAQSPFDEDMAGRLPENPAARETQPYGWGKREAEKIFRQAAIAADFPACAVRFPIVIGPGEPKLRAYSYWLRLADGGPVVAPDGGLNYRRYIYSGDAARALSLLVDHPGKSAGETFHFGDTVPVTLREWLEMSADILETRADIAAVPAGWLERNGFDIAAASPFSHPENYVLGISKAEDLFGWQSTPRRKWLEQTIHWYFHDYHGPRPENYAARAAETALVKKFNGE; encoded by the coding sequence ATGAAAATACTGGTCCTGGGCGGCACACGGTTTTTCGGCATGGAGTTCGCGCGCCAGCGCGCGGCGGGGGGGGACCGCGTAACCGTGTTTTCGCGCCGCGCGCCCGTGGAAGACCTGCCGCCGTCAATCACCCAGCTTTGCGGCGAGCGGCGCAACGCCGGCGAGCTGCGCGAGCTTGCGCTGACCCGCTGGGACGCGGTGGTGGACAACCTGTGCTTCACCGGGCAGGATGCGTCCGCCGCGCTGGAGGCTTTCGCCGGCAGGACCGGCATTTACGTGATGGTCAGTTCCGGCGATGTTCATCTGGCGCTCAAAAACGCGCAATCCCCTTTTGACGAGGATATGGCCGGGCGTCTGCCCGAAAACCCCGCCGCGCGGGAAACGCAGCCCTACGGCTGGGGCAAGCGCGAGGCGGAAAAGATTTTCAGGCAGGCCGCCATCGCGGCGGATTTTCCGGCCTGCGCCGTCCGTTTCCCCATAGTAATCGGCCCCGGCGAACCGAAGCTGCGCGCCTATTCCTACTGGCTGCGGCTGGCCGACGGCGGCCCCGTCGTCGCGCCGGACGGAGGCCTCAATTACCGCCGGTATATCTACAGCGGCGACGCGGCGCGCGCGTTGTCGCTGCTTGTTGACCATCCCGGAAAATCCGCGGGCGAGACTTTTCATTTCGGCGACACCGTGCCGGTTACTCTGCGCGAATGGCTGGAGATGTCGGCTGACATTCTGGAAACCAGAGCGGACATAGCCGCCGTCCCGGCGGGCTGGCTGGAACGAAACGGCTTTGACATCGCCGCCGCCTCGCCGTTTTCGCATCCTGAAAATTACGTGCTGGGCATAAGCAAGGCCGAAGACCTGTTCGGCTGGCAGTCAACGCCGCGCCGCAAATGGCTGGAGCAGACCATACACTGGTATTTTCACGATTACCACGGCCCCAGGCCGGAAAACTACGCCGCCCGCGCCGCCGAAACGGCGCTGGTGAAAAAATTCAACGGAGAATAA
- a CDS encoding clostripain-related cysteine peptidase: MSKHAFIFNILALTATLCAAPSHAEDAKLNALISKAREMTVPPPSAPQAAQQDSRGSGVMGYAKSLLGGSAKEWTVMVYMNGKNDLEPAEFYNLNQMEIAGSTAKISIVAEMGRKRGENDADLPADKNWTGVRRYFVENDYAPPEGLSPEQQRQLYRQSMDRVNSKPIWSAPSSDPASDMGNYESVISFVQWAREKYPAKKYMLILWDHGTGWMDPKLKRGASITTAAISWDTETNNIIGTADIGKILRKTGAVDVLGFDACLMQMAEVAFEIKDGAGYIFGSEELLPGAGIDYTYLLSSLAKSPEASPEAAAGFAVDAVEQFYKKLGRETAMLSVIKTSALGGFASALDDWGAAAFASKDTEALKFARDNVLRFAEFGRKDPKREISTYGDIYHFAELAGQKNQRLKEAAAPLLKYISGELVVKNAVVSAGGFPDYGNARGISLDIPRPRSDIKDSDMEDKFFSNKHSDFAFAKAVPRWELLCQWIKQSFPAKVDISKKDEPMAVSSQADRRADLP, translated from the coding sequence ATGAGCAAACATGCGTTTATCTTTAATATCCTGGCTTTGACCGCGACGCTGTGCGCGGCGCCCTCGCACGCGGAGGACGCGAAGCTCAACGCCCTGATTTCCAAAGCCCGGGAAATGACCGTGCCGCCGCCGTCCGCGCCGCAGGCGGCGCAGCAGGATTCCCGCGGCTCCGGCGTGATGGGCTATGCAAAAAGCCTGCTGGGCGGCAGCGCGAAAGAATGGACCGTCATGGTTTACATGAACGGCAAAAACGACCTTGAACCGGCGGAATTTTACAATCTCAACCAGATGGAGATAGCAGGCTCCACCGCCAAAATCAGTATCGTGGCGGAGATGGGCCGCAAGCGCGGCGAAAACGACGCGGACCTGCCCGCAGACAAGAACTGGACCGGCGTGCGCCGCTATTTCGTGGAAAACGATTACGCCCCTCCCGAAGGCCTTTCGCCCGAACAGCAAAGGCAGCTCTACCGCCAGTCCATGGACAGGGTGAACTCCAAACCGATATGGTCCGCGCCAAGCTCGGACCCGGCCTCCGACATGGGCAATTACGAAAGCGTCATCTCCTTCGTGCAATGGGCCAGGGAAAAATATCCGGCGAAAAAATACATGCTCATACTCTGGGACCACGGCACCGGCTGGATGGACCCGAAGCTTAAACGCGGCGCCAGCATCACCACCGCCGCGATATCGTGGGATACTGAAACCAACAATATCATCGGCACCGCCGATATAGGCAAAATCCTCCGTAAAACCGGCGCCGTGGACGTGCTGGGCTTTGACGCCTGCCTGATGCAGATGGCGGAAGTGGCCTTTGAAATCAAAGACGGCGCCGGATATATTTTCGGCTCCGAGGAACTGCTGCCGGGCGCGGGGATAGATTACACGTATCTTCTGTCCAGCCTCGCCAAATCGCCGGAGGCTTCGCCGGAAGCCGCCGCAGGCTTTGCCGTGGACGCGGTGGAACAGTTCTATAAAAAACTGGGCCGGGAGACCGCAATGCTGTCGGTCATCAAAACATCGGCGCTGGGGGGCTTTGCCTCCGCCCTGGACGACTGGGGCGCGGCGGCGTTTGCATCAAAAGACACGGAAGCGCTTAAATTTGCGCGGGACAATGTGCTGCGCTTTGCGGAATTCGGGCGCAAGGACCCCAAGCGCGAGATTTCCACTTACGGCGACATCTATCATTTCGCGGAGCTTGCCGGACAGAAAAACCAGCGTCTCAAGGAGGCGGCGGCTCCGCTGCTCAAATACATCTCCGGCGAGCTGGTGGTAAAAAACGCCGTCGTCTCCGCCGGCGGATTCCCGGATTACGGGAACGCGCGCGGCATTTCGCTGGACATACCGCGCCCCCGCTCCGACATCAAGGACAGCGATATGGAGGATAAATTTTTCTCCAACAAGCATTCCGATTTCGCCTTCGCCAAAGCCGTGCCGCGCTGGGAGTTGCTGTGCCAGTGGATAAAGCAGTCTTTCCCCGCGAAAGTGGATATTTCCAAAAAAGACGAGCCTATGGCGGTATCGTCCCAGGCGGACCGCCGCGCGGACCTGCCCTGA
- a CDS encoding cytochrome c biogenesis protein CcdA, which produces MGIYHFASAFAGGVLSFFTPCVFPLLPGYISMISGVSAAEAEAGGNAARRAGLASLMFVAGFAAVFSALGASASAIGGFLSDNTRLISVLAGIALVFFGLAAMGAFRLGFMQREMRFSPAKIKPGPGGAFAMGVVFALGWSPCIGPILAGFLTMAASQDTALEGCALLFAFSLGLGLPFVMAGFAVGKLFALMAKYRRFVRFAEITAGALLAVIGIMLIVSAKPEFVRRLLPL; this is translated from the coding sequence ATGGGAATATATCACTTCGCGTCGGCTTTTGCGGGGGGGGTGCTGTCGTTTTTCACGCCCTGCGTGTTTCCGCTTCTGCCGGGATACATATCAATGATTTCCGGAGTCTCGGCAGCGGAGGCGGAAGCCGGCGGCAATGCCGCGCGGCGGGCGGGGCTGGCCTCGCTGATGTTCGTGGCAGGGTTTGCGGCGGTGTTTTCCGCGCTGGGCGCGTCCGCGTCGGCCATAGGAGGTTTCCTCAGCGACAACACGCGGCTCATCTCCGTCCTGGCCGGCATTGCGCTGGTTTTCTTCGGGCTGGCGGCGATGGGCGCATTCCGGCTGGGATTCATGCAGCGGGAAATGCGGTTTTCCCCGGCGAAAATAAAGCCGGGGCCCGGGGGAGCTTTCGCCATGGGCGTGGTATTCGCGCTGGGCTGGTCGCCCTGCATAGGCCCCATACTGGCGGGATTTCTGACCATGGCCGCCTCGCAGGACACCGCGCTGGAAGGCTGCGCGCTTTTGTTTGCCTTCTCGCTCGGGCTGGGACTGCCTTTTGTAATGGCGGGATTTGCCGTCGGCAAGCTGTTCGCGCTTATGGCTAAATACCGTAGGTTTGTCCGCTTTGCGGAAATAACCGCAGGGGCGCTGCTGGCGGTCATAGGCATAATGCTGATTGTCTCCGCCAAGCCGGAATTCGTGCGCAGGCTGCTGCCGCTTTAA
- a CDS encoding trehalase family glycosidase, translating to MKKLIMLLCLPLLCATAIANDTDELAAFFKKNDFKRAVIKPANGILKHEYVVPDGPYTHLFDWDMYFMGVAFSYDKMGTPIVNSVKSFLEFVNETANWPGYAPREIAPDALWALPEMCKPFLAQAAQLASRVTGDASWLLEKDTGSKTASNYEKLAAMLSFWENNRKSADGLFRWYNGVESGVDNNPAVSDNPSLVTEGVDLQCYLYREYLAMAALAGKLGKADDAAAYTKKAQDLKALTLAKMWSEKDGMFYNIDSRTGEMVKINTWTGFTPLWVGIASPEQAKRLVEEHLLNSKEFWSPNGVRTIAITEPLYNPKSGYWRGPVWIISNYLVMHGLLNYGYKKEALELAEKTVSRLTADLRATGGMNENYNPETGEPTAGGHFLSWNLLAEHMVEEAKKGYDPAALVW from the coding sequence ATGAAAAAACTAATCATGCTGTTATGCCTGCCGCTGCTGTGCGCGACGGCAATCGCAAACGACACAGACGAACTCGCGGCGTTTTTCAAGAAGAATGATTTCAAGCGCGCCGTCATCAAGCCGGCAAACGGAATTCTGAAGCACGAATACGTAGTCCCCGACGGGCCGTATACCCATCTGTTTGACTGGGACATGTATTTCATGGGCGTGGCCTTCAGCTATGACAAAATGGGAACGCCGATAGTAAACTCGGTCAAATCCTTCCTGGAATTTGTCAACGAAACCGCCAACTGGCCCGGCTACGCGCCGCGCGAAATCGCGCCGGACGCGCTGTGGGCGCTGCCGGAGATGTGCAAGCCTTTCCTGGCGCAGGCGGCGCAGCTTGCCTCCCGCGTTACGGGCGACGCCTCCTGGCTGCTGGAAAAAGACACCGGCTCCAAAACCGCCTCCAATTACGAGAAACTGGCGGCCATGCTCTCCTTCTGGGAGAACAACCGCAAATCCGCCGACGGGCTGTTCCGCTGGTACAACGGCGTGGAAAGCGGGGTGGACAACAACCCCGCCGTTTCCGACAACCCCTCGCTTGTAACCGAAGGCGTGGACCTGCAATGCTATCTCTACCGCGAATATCTGGCCATGGCCGCGCTGGCGGGCAAGCTCGGCAAAGCCGATGACGCCGCCGCTTACACGAAAAAGGCGCAGGACCTCAAAGCGCTGACCCTCGCCAAAATGTGGTCCGAAAAAGACGGCATGTTCTACAATATAGACTCCCGCACCGGGGAGATGGTTAAAATCAACACCTGGACGGGGTTTACCCCGCTGTGGGTCGGCATAGCCTCGCCGGAACAGGCCAAACGGCTTGTGGAGGAGCACCTGCTTAACTCCAAAGAATTCTGGTCGCCCAACGGCGTGCGCACCATAGCCATCACGGAGCCGCTTTACAACCCCAAATCCGGCTACTGGCGCGGGCCGGTGTGGATAATATCCAACTATCTGGTGATGCACGGCCTGCTGAATTACGGCTACAAAAAAGAGGCGCTTGAGCTGGCGGAGAAAACCGTCAGCCGCCTCACCGCCGACCTGCGCGCCACCGGCGGCATGAACGAAAACTACAACCCCGAAACCGGCGAGCCTACCGCCGGCGGGCATTTCCTGAGCTGGAACCTGCTGGCCGAGCATATGGTGGAGGAAGCCAAAAAAGGCTACGACCCCGCCGCGCTGGTTTGGTAA
- a CDS encoding HAD hydrolase family protein, whose amino-acid sequence MKKQTIANRASKIKLLLMDVDGVLTDGRMYFLPDGSTDEVKGFNALDGIGLRLLRNFGITTGMITGRSSGSTEERARTLAMRYVYMGFLSKLAPLEEILKETGIKAEETAYIGDDLTDIPVMRRVGLACSPANAVPEVKRCAHYIAKRSGGDGAAREICELILKSQGLWDKVLQMAETARWDKLPPGKTIVKKCEH is encoded by the coding sequence ATGAAAAAGCAAACCATCGCAAACCGCGCTTCAAAAATCAAACTGCTGCTGATGGACGTAGACGGCGTATTAACCGACGGGAGGATGTATTTTCTGCCCGACGGCAGCACCGACGAGGTGAAGGGCTTCAACGCGCTGGACGGCATAGGCCTGCGGCTGCTGCGCAATTTCGGCATCACCACCGGCATGATAACCGGCAGAAGCAGCGGCTCCACGGAGGAGCGCGCCAGAACCCTTGCCATGAGATATGTTTACATGGGCTTTCTCTCAAAACTGGCCCCGCTTGAGGAGATACTGAAAGAGACCGGAATAAAAGCCGAGGAGACCGCCTATATCGGCGACGATTTGACGGATATTCCGGTCATGCGCCGGGTGGGGCTGGCCTGCTCGCCCGCCAACGCGGTGCCGGAGGTCAAGCGCTGCGCGCATTACATAGCCAAACGCTCCGGCGGCGACGGCGCGGCCCGCGAAATCTGCGAGCTGATACTAAAATCGCAGGGCCTGTGGGACAAAGTGCTGCAAATGGCCGAAACCGCCCGCTGGGACAAACTGCCCCCCGGCAAAACCATCGTCAAGAAATGTGAACATTGA
- the dnaE gene encoding DNA polymerase III subunit alpha, translating to MASAEFAHLHNHSEYSLLDGMLKITNGKGGPSEFLKSLPAKGMNAVAVTDHGNMYGAADFYFAAREAGVRPLIGCEVYVAKAARTEKNEPKLNGHMTLLARDFEGYQNLMAMVSSAFLEGFHYSPRIDLELLEKHSRGVIALSGCLKSHLSQHCLAEDTDAACALALKLRDIMGEGNFYIELMDHNIPEEQQAMRGLLEVARKTGIPLVATNDCHYPRKEDWEAHDVHLCISTGSKLNDPQRLRMTTHELYFKSAEEMAQLFSHTPDAVKNTLVIAERCSVEIPHDKFILPVFDVPEGEGSDEKYLEKLCLSGLRRKLGGDIPAEYDKRLRFELDIINRMKFPSYFLIVSDFINYARGAGVPVGPGRGSGAGSLVAYSLDITRVDPIVNGLLFERFLNPDRISMPDLDIDFSDEGRGRVIEYVRNKYGAQNVAQIITFGTIKAKLAVKDVARVMDFTPQEANALSKLIPNALDATVYSALQTVPELQKAASEPRVKVLLDFAQKLEGLKRHTGVHAAGVVVTREAAMKYTPLAKGSREVVTTQYEGETLSKLGLLKIDFLGLRTLTVIEKTVEMVRSLRGVEIDLQKIPLDDAKTYELLCSARTTCVFQLESRGMRDLVRALKPHQFSEISALVALYRPGPMQSGMLEAFVDRKHGRKKIVYDHPLLEPILKETYGTLIYQEQVMEVAKSMAGFTPGEADGLRKAMGKKNVDAMLKMREKFLKGCHARHIPDKLAGKIFDQMAEFAGYGFNKSHSVAYALVAYHTAYLKANYPTEFMASALTSEIGHNAIGSEDKENRLVNYLDDARDMGIAVLAPDVSKSQPDFSIEKSDGKDAIRVGLRAVKNVGDEAALAITAARSGGEFKSLDDFLSRISCRAANKKTFESLARAGALDSLYPGIKPEAGRACALALLDAALEAAADRREEEQSGQASLFGAEHMASCIAASPADAPQSKPLTEHDLLASEKEMLGFYVSGHPLVRYKNQLRMAGPLTVAQILEKKTPGPVRVAGLIDRLSKKQSKRTKEPWAQFELEDLTASIRVNVFPKKYQQLAGNIAANGIVVISGKVNIDAETENAQPEIFADDVVPLMTAMSRYGRNIMLDIPAGIEEETLKALHKALLKHKGGTQVYMSVHSPSGARTLVEADALVDVTPLLLDDIEKLLGRNSWLVETA from the coding sequence ATGGCTTCTGCTGAATTCGCGCATTTGCATAACCATTCCGAATATTCGCTGCTGGACGGAATGCTCAAAATCACCAACGGCAAGGGCGGCCCCTCGGAATTTTTGAAATCGCTGCCGGCAAAGGGGATGAATGCCGTCGCCGTTACCGACCACGGCAACATGTACGGCGCGGCGGATTTCTATTTCGCCGCGCGCGAGGCTGGGGTCAGGCCGCTTATCGGCTGCGAGGTGTATGTCGCCAAAGCGGCCCGCACCGAAAAAAACGAGCCCAAGCTCAACGGGCATATGACGCTGCTGGCGCGGGATTTTGAAGGCTATCAGAATCTGATGGCGATGGTGTCTTCGGCTTTTCTGGAAGGCTTCCATTATTCCCCCCGCATAGACCTGGAGCTGCTGGAGAAACACTCCAGGGGCGTTATCGCGTTGTCGGGCTGCCTGAAATCGCATTTGTCGCAGCATTGCCTTGCCGAGGATACAGACGCGGCCTGCGCGCTCGCGCTGAAGCTGCGCGACATCATGGGCGAGGGCAATTTCTATATAGAGCTGATGGACCACAATATCCCGGAGGAGCAGCAGGCCATGCGCGGACTGCTGGAAGTGGCGCGCAAGACCGGCATTCCGCTTGTGGCCACAAACGACTGCCATTACCCGCGCAAAGAGGACTGGGAAGCCCACGACGTGCATTTGTGCATCTCCACCGGCAGCAAGCTCAACGACCCGCAGCGGCTGCGCATGACCACGCATGAGCTTTATTTCAAATCCGCCGAGGAGATGGCGCAGCTTTTCTCCCACACGCCGGACGCTGTGAAAAACACACTGGTTATAGCCGAGCGTTGCAGCGTCGAAATCCCGCACGACAAGTTCATACTGCCTGTTTTCGACGTCCCCGAGGGCGAGGGCAGCGATGAAAAATATCTGGAAAAGCTCTGTCTGTCCGGGCTTAGGCGCAAGCTGGGCGGAGACATTCCGGCGGAGTATGACAAGCGGCTGCGCTTTGAGCTGGACATCATCAACCGGATGAAATTCCCCAGCTACTTTCTGATAGTGAGCGATTTCATAAACTATGCGCGCGGGGCCGGCGTTCCCGTGGGGCCGGGCAGGGGAAGCGGGGCCGGCTCGCTTGTGGCCTATTCGCTGGACATAACCCGTGTGGACCCCATAGTGAACGGCCTGCTCTTTGAGCGTTTCCTGAACCCGGACCGCATTTCCATGCCGGACCTGGATATAGATTTTTCCGACGAGGGGCGCGGCAGGGTCATTGAATACGTCCGCAACAAATACGGCGCGCAGAACGTGGCGCAGATAATCACCTTCGGCACCATCAAGGCCAAGCTGGCTGTAAAAGACGTGGCGCGCGTCATGGATTTCACCCCGCAGGAGGCAAACGCCCTCTCCAAGCTTATTCCCAATGCGCTGGACGCCACCGTTTACAGCGCGCTGCAGACCGTGCCGGAACTGCAAAAAGCTGCCTCGGAGCCGCGTGTCAAAGTGCTGCTTGATTTTGCGCAAAAACTGGAGGGCCTCAAGCGGCATACCGGCGTGCATGCCGCCGGAGTGGTGGTTACGCGCGAGGCGGCCATGAAATACACCCCGCTGGCCAAAGGCTCGCGCGAGGTGGTTACAACCCAGTACGAGGGCGAGACGCTTTCCAAACTGGGGCTTCTTAAGATAGATTTTCTGGGCCTGCGCACGCTTACCGTCATAGAAAAAACGGTTGAAATGGTCCGGTCGCTGCGCGGCGTTGAAATAGACCTGCAGAAAATCCCGCTGGACGACGCGAAGACATACGAATTGCTGTGCTCGGCCCGCACCACCTGCGTGTTCCAGCTTGAAAGCCGTGGCATGCGCGACCTTGTGCGCGCGCTCAAACCCCACCAGTTCAGCGAGATATCGGCCCTTGTCGCGCTTTACCGCCCCGGCCCGATGCAGAGCGGGATGCTGGAGGCTTTCGTTGATAGGAAGCACGGCAGGAAAAAAATCGTCTACGACCATCCGCTGCTGGAGCCGATACTGAAGGAAACCTACGGCACTCTGATTTATCAGGAGCAGGTGATGGAAGTCGCCAAGAGCATGGCCGGATTTACCCCCGGCGAGGCCGACGGGCTGCGCAAGGCCATGGGCAAGAAAAACGTGGACGCCATGCTCAAGATGCGAGAGAAATTCCTAAAAGGCTGCCATGCCCGGCATATCCCTGACAAGCTGGCCGGAAAAATCTTTGACCAGATGGCTGAATTCGCGGGCTACGGGTTCAACAAGTCGCATTCCGTGGCGTATGCGCTGGTGGCATACCACACGGCGTATCTTAAAGCCAATTATCCGACGGAGTTCATGGCTTCCGCCCTCACCAGCGAGATAGGCCATAACGCCATCGGCTCCGAGGACAAGGAGAACCGGCTTGTCAACTATCTTGACGACGCGCGCGACATGGGCATAGCCGTGCTCGCGCCGGATGTGTCCAAATCCCAGCCGGATTTCAGCATAGAAAAATCAGACGGCAAAGACGCCATCCGCGTGGGGCTGAGGGCCGTCAAAAATGTCGGCGACGAGGCGGCTCTGGCCATAACGGCGGCGCGTTCCGGCGGGGAGTTCAAAAGCCTGGACGATTTCCTCTCGCGCATAAGCTGCCGCGCGGCCAACAAGAAGACCTTTGAATCCCTTGCCAGAGCTGGCGCGCTGGACAGCCTCTACCCCGGAATCAAGCCGGAAGCAGGCCGCGCCTGCGCGCTGGCCTTGCTGGATGCCGCGCTTGAAGCCGCCGCCGACCGCCGCGAAGAAGAGCAGTCCGGCCAGGCGAGCTTGTTCGGTGCGGAGCATATGGCCTCCTGCATTGCGGCCTCGCCCGCGGACGCGCCCCAGTCAAAGCCGCTGACCGAGCATGACCTGCTCGCCTCAGAAAAAGAGATGCTGGGGTTTTATGTAAGCGGCCATCCGCTTGTGCGCTATAAAAACCAGCTCAGAATGGCCGGCCCGCTCACCGTGGCGCAGATACTTGAAAAAAAGACGCCGGGCCCGGTCCGCGTGGCGGGGCTTATAGACCGGCTGTCCAAAAAACAGTCCAAGCGCACCAAGGAGCCCTGGGCGCAGTTTGAGCTGGAGGATTTGACCGCCTCCATCCGAGTCAACGTTTTCCCTAAAAAGTATCAGCAGCTGGCGGGCAATATAGCGGCAAACGGCATAGTGGTGATTTCCGGCAAGGTGAATATAGACGCGGAAACGGAAAACGCGCAGCCGGAGATTTTTGCCGACGATGTGGTGCCGCTTATGACCGCGATGTCGCGCTACGGGCGTAACATCATGCTGGACATCCCCGCCGGAATTGAGGAGGAAACACTCAAGGCGCTGCATAAGGCGCTTTTGAAGCACAAAGGCGGCACTCAGGTTTACATGAGCGTCCATTCCCCCTCCGGCGCGAGGACGCTGGTGGAGGCGGACGCGCTGGTGGACGTAACTCCCCTTCTGCTGGACGATATAGAGAAACTGCTTGGCCGCAATTCCTGGCTTGTGGAAACCGCCTGA